Proteins found in one Mechercharimyces sp. CAU 1602 genomic segment:
- the phnE gene encoding phosphonate ABC transporter, permease protein PhnE, producing MSLQTKQPRNWRKWVIIFAIIGIYIWAFAGMPSLIFQETAGQISLSILDGLLHPDWDYVYNPEGGDLLRGLLETLSIAYLGTFVSAFLCLPFAFWAARNLSRYRFISESGTFVLSFIRTFPEIVMALLFIKAVGPGAFAGVLALGIHSIGMLGKLYSESIETIDDGPMEALLASGANKLQILWFAVIPQVIPSFISYTLYRFEINLRSATILGIIGAGGIGAPLLFALQTRAWDRVGIILFGIIVMVMVLDLLSSYIRKKIV from the coding sequence ATGAGTTTGCAAACAAAACAACCACGTAACTGGCGCAAATGGGTCATCATCTTTGCCATCATTGGCATCTACATCTGGGCATTTGCAGGAATGCCTAGCCTAATATTTCAAGAAACCGCTGGACAAATATCTCTTTCCATCTTGGATGGACTTCTACATCCCGACTGGGATTATGTATATAACCCTGAGGGCGGGGACTTATTACGTGGCCTGCTTGAGACGCTTTCCATCGCTTATTTAGGTACATTCGTATCAGCGTTTCTCTGTCTGCCTTTCGCATTCTGGGCTGCTCGCAACTTAAGTCGGTACCGCTTTATTTCGGAATCAGGGACATTTGTCCTCAGTTTTATTCGCACCTTTCCTGAAATCGTAATGGCATTGCTCTTTATTAAAGCAGTAGGACCAGGAGCATTTGCTGGGGTACTCGCACTCGGAATTCATTCCATCGGGATGCTAGGAAAACTATACTCTGAGTCGATTGAAACCATAGATGATGGTCCTATGGAAGCACTACTAGCATCTGGCGCGAACAAGCTCCAAATATTGTGGTTTGCAGTGATCCCACAAGTGATTCCATCCTTCATCTCTTATACTTTATACCGTTTTGAAATTAACCTTCGCTCTGCTACCATTCTGGGCATCATTGGTGCAGGCGGTATCGGGGCACCCTTGCTATTCGCTTTGCAAACCCGAGCGTGGGATCGTGTTGGAATTATTCTCTTCGGTATTATTGTCATGGTTATGGTTCTCGATCTTCTCTCTAGCTATATCCGCAAGAAAATTGTATAA
- a CDS encoding iron chelate uptake ABC transporter family permease subunit: MKKELDLRTSYYSASLDMKALWYSLIFSLVCILTFLLSTGIGDYYLSPVEVLQTLIGAGDPRMELIVYTFRLPRALIALMVGISLAVSGSILQSLVRNPLASPDIIGITGGASAGAVGFLAFASGASIVWQPIAAFVCGIITAFLIYLFAWKEGISPMRLILIGIGFNAAAQALTTLFLIKSPIYTASQSSMWLAGSIYSSSWKTVHLLLPWLLFFLVCTFFIVRHLNVQQLGEDIAKGLGTSLQWNQFLLVIISVALASAAVAAAGPIGFIGLMAPHIARMLVGPIVSSYLPVAACIGGILLLVADMIARTAFAPLDLPAGIFTAILGAPFVIYLLYHHGRKA; encoded by the coding sequence ATGAAAAAAGAACTTGATCTTCGTACTTCCTATTATTCAGCCTCTCTAGATATGAAAGCTTTATGGTATTCACTCATCTTTTCTCTGGTTTGCATCCTTACCTTTCTCTTAAGTACAGGCATAGGGGACTATTACTTATCTCCTGTCGAGGTATTGCAAACATTAATAGGCGCAGGGGATCCTCGTATGGAGCTGATCGTCTATACTTTTCGACTCCCACGGGCGTTAATCGCACTTATGGTTGGTATTTCATTAGCTGTGTCAGGGAGTATCCTACAATCACTCGTACGCAACCCGCTCGCCTCACCTGATATTATTGGCATCACAGGCGGGGCCTCTGCAGGGGCCGTTGGATTTCTCGCATTTGCCAGCGGAGCAAGTATTGTATGGCAGCCCATAGCTGCCTTTGTGTGTGGGATTATCACAGCATTTCTTATCTATCTGTTCGCTTGGAAAGAAGGCATCAGTCCGATGCGCCTCATTTTAATTGGGATCGGTTTTAATGCCGCAGCTCAAGCTCTCACCACTTTATTCTTAATTAAGAGTCCTATCTATACCGCCAGCCAATCTTCTATGTGGCTAGCTGGGAGTATATATTCTAGCTCGTGGAAAACAGTGCACCTCTTGCTTCCTTGGCTTCTCTTCTTTCTGGTTTGTACATTTTTTATCGTTCGACACCTGAATGTGCAGCAATTAGGAGAAGATATTGCTAAAGGTCTCGGGACTTCTCTTCAATGGAATCAGTTTCTGTTGGTCATCATCAGTGTTGCCCTCGCCAGTGCGGCTGTGGCTGCAGCAGGCCCCATCGGCTTTATAGGTCTAATGGCACCACACATCGCTCGTATGCTTGTCGGTCCCATTGTCAGTTCTTATTTACCTGTTGCCGCCTGTATAGGAGGGATTCTCTTGTTAGTAGCAGACATGATTGCACGGACGGCGTTTGCACCACTAGACCTACCTGCGGGAATTTTTACTGCTATTTTAGGAGCCCCCTTTGTCATCTACCTACTTTATCATCATGGCCGCAAGGCTTAA
- a CDS encoding iron ABC transporter permease — MKPLIDSHRGKWLGLIFGTVVLMICFLLSLSLGLQNYSWNTLVRALVSLSSNIASTNQTDLIIQTARLPRAVIAVVVGANMAMAGVLMQGLTRNPLASPGIFGINAGAAFFVVMSISFFSVNSLTAYTWIAFAGAAISGIIVYVLGSTGREGMTPIKLTIAGAAISALFYTLVQGILALDQRALEETLSWISGSVQGRKLEMLAEVMPFFLLAWCLTAVLARPMTTLLMGDDTATGLGMRTTWVKLSASVIIILLAGGSVAVAGPISLVGLIIPHMARSLVGIDYRWLLPYCAILGGAFLLLADVGARFISYPEDIPVGVLTALIGAPFFILIARRGFTAS; from the coding sequence ATGAAACCATTAATCGATTCACACAGGGGGAAATGGTTGGGCTTAATCTTTGGCACTGTAGTGCTTATGATCTGTTTTTTGCTCAGTTTATCTCTCGGCCTACAAAATTACAGTTGGAATACGCTTGTACGTGCGCTCGTTTCTCTTTCTTCCAATATAGCTAGTACGAATCAAACTGATCTAATCATCCAAACAGCCCGTCTTCCTCGCGCAGTCATCGCTGTAGTCGTCGGTGCCAATATGGCCATGGCAGGTGTTTTGATGCAAGGGCTTACCCGTAACCCGCTTGCCTCACCTGGCATCTTCGGAATTAATGCGGGTGCCGCCTTTTTCGTTGTCATGTCGATCTCTTTTTTCTCTGTCAATTCCTTGACCGCATATACATGGATAGCCTTTGCAGGGGCTGCCATAAGCGGAATCATCGTATATGTGCTAGGCTCAACTGGACGAGAGGGAATGACACCCATCAAACTTACCATTGCCGGTGCTGCGATCTCAGCTCTATTTTATACCTTAGTGCAAGGCATCTTGGCACTTGATCAACGAGCACTTGAAGAGACACTCTCCTGGATTAGTGGCTCCGTGCAAGGGCGTAAATTAGAAATGCTAGCGGAAGTGATGCCTTTCTTTCTACTCGCATGGTGCTTAACCGCTGTGTTAGCACGACCGATGACCACTTTATTGATGGGGGATGACACAGCTACTGGTCTAGGCATGCGCACGACTTGGGTGAAACTAAGTGCCTCCGTAATCATTATTCTCTTAGCAGGAGGGTCAGTCGCAGTCGCAGGTCCAATATCGTTAGTGGGTCTCATCATTCCCCACATGGCACGTTCATTAGTCGGAATTGATTATCGTTGGTTACTTCCATACTGTGCCATACTAGGAGGGGCTTTTCTCCTCCTTGCCGATGTTGGAGCCCGTTTTATCTCATACCCAGAAGATATCCCGGTGGGTGTGCTTACTGCCCTTATCGGGGCACCATTCTTTATCTTGATCGCCAGAAGGGGCTTTACAGCATCATGA
- a CDS encoding ABC transporter ATP-binding protein — MNRSALKTEKLTLAYGQSTIIDNLTLSLPKGKISVLVGSNGCGKSTLLRSLARLMKPHQGNILLDGKSIHHQSTKKLAQNLAILPQSPIAPEGLTVQQLVKQGRYPYQSWRKQWSHEDERCVAWALQVTHMEEYKDRTIDALSGGQRQRAWIAMVLAQDTDIILLDEPTTYLDMAHQIEVLDLLFELNEMQNKTIIMVLHDLNLACRYADYMVAIKDRGVFAQGHPEEIVDEDMVKEVFHMKCQISFDPIFGTPLCVPYGKGRTIRQAPPISAVSGS; from the coding sequence ATGAATCGTTCTGCCCTTAAGACAGAAAAACTAACATTGGCATATGGTCAATCTACCATTATCGATAATCTAACTCTCTCACTGCCAAAGGGGAAAATAAGCGTGCTCGTAGGTAGTAATGGCTGTGGTAAGTCAACCCTCTTACGCTCCCTCGCTCGATTGATGAAACCACATCAAGGAAATATCTTACTCGATGGTAAATCCATTCACCACCAATCGACTAAAAAGCTTGCCCAGAACCTAGCTATCTTACCCCAAAGCCCTATCGCCCCCGAAGGCTTAACCGTACAGCAACTAGTAAAACAGGGTCGCTATCCCTATCAAAGTTGGCGCAAACAGTGGTCACACGAAGATGAACGGTGTGTCGCCTGGGCTCTGCAAGTAACCCATATGGAAGAATATAAAGATCGCACCATCGATGCCCTGTCAGGGGGGCAACGCCAGCGTGCGTGGATTGCTATGGTTCTGGCTCAAGATACAGACATCATTTTGTTGGATGAACCTACTACATATTTAGATATGGCCCATCAAATCGAAGTGCTCGACCTGCTATTTGAACTAAATGAAATGCAAAACAAAACGATCATCATGGTGTTACACGACCTTAATTTAGCTTGTCGATATGCGGACTATATGGTGGCGATTAAAGACCGTGGGGTTTTTGCTCAAGGTCACCCTGAAGAGATTGTGGACGAAGATATGGTCAAAGAGGTGTTTCATATGAAATGCCAAATATCCTTTGATCCTATCTTTGGCACCCCACTCTGCGTTCCCTATGGAAAAGGGCGGACTATTCGTCAAGCTCCTCCTATCTCAGCGGTAAGTGGGTCATAG
- a CDS encoding bifunctional UDP-sugar hydrolase/5'-nucleotidase gives MQKQVITILETSDIHGHVLPLHYGLNQEMEVGVAKVASLIKKVRAEGKNTILIDNGDVIQGSPLAYYCARIGTTAPNPMVKILDTLGYDAAVLGNHEFNYGQQTLDQVVRDSSFPWLSANVLAKETGEPLYGQPYIIREYEHGLRVGVLGITTQYIPHWEDPKHIEKMDFADPVTTAKKWVTYLREIEQVDLVVVSYHGGLERDIESGEALEPLTGENQGYQICEEVAGIDVLLTGHQHRDLIARTANDVLVVQPGNNGRFLAKITVTLDQSEGRWKVTGKEGELLAVEGVPVDAEIVSLIQPYEEATQTWLDQPIGVIEGDMLVRDPMEIRTKKHAMIQFINRVQMDAAGVDIASTSLFDNYAPGFPNAVTMRDIVANYIYPNTLKVLRLSGQDIKDALEHSASYFAPYNGENIEVNPKFLYPKPEHYNYDMWDGIEYRIDISRPIGERITRLSYHGSPLQMDGQYDVVMNNYRASGGGNYHMFQGKQVVREVPTEMSELIVEYITRTGTVKAEVEENWSLIHD, from the coding sequence ATGCAGAAACAGGTAATTACAATTTTAGAGACGAGCGATATACACGGACATGTTCTACCCCTCCACTATGGGTTGAACCAAGAGATGGAAGTGGGAGTTGCTAAAGTAGCTAGCTTGATTAAAAAAGTGCGAGCAGAAGGAAAAAACACTATTTTGATAGATAATGGAGACGTGATTCAAGGCTCTCCACTCGCTTATTACTGTGCACGGATTGGTACGACGGCTCCAAATCCAATGGTAAAGATCTTAGATACACTCGGTTATGATGCTGCTGTACTTGGCAATCATGAGTTTAATTATGGACAACAGACGTTAGATCAAGTGGTGCGGGATTCTTCCTTTCCATGGCTCTCTGCCAATGTACTGGCGAAGGAGACGGGGGAGCCTCTCTATGGTCAACCCTACATCATCAGAGAATATGAACATGGATTGCGGGTGGGCGTGCTCGGAATTACTACTCAGTACATTCCTCATTGGGAAGATCCCAAGCATATTGAGAAGATGGATTTTGCTGACCCCGTTACTACTGCTAAAAAATGGGTTACTTATCTACGTGAAATAGAACAGGTCGACCTTGTTGTGGTCTCTTACCATGGAGGATTGGAACGAGATATAGAGAGCGGAGAAGCCTTAGAACCACTTACTGGAGAGAATCAAGGGTATCAGATATGTGAAGAAGTAGCGGGTATTGATGTACTGTTGACGGGTCATCAACACCGTGATTTAATCGCCCGTACTGCTAACGATGTATTAGTCGTACAACCGGGAAACAATGGCCGCTTCTTGGCAAAGATAACGGTAACCTTGGATCAGAGCGAAGGAAGATGGAAGGTGACGGGTAAAGAGGGGGAATTATTAGCTGTAGAAGGTGTCCCTGTTGATGCGGAGATCGTTTCTTTGATTCAGCCATACGAGGAAGCAACTCAAACCTGGTTAGATCAGCCGATTGGCGTGATTGAAGGCGATATGTTAGTGCGAGATCCTATGGAGATTCGCACCAAAAAACATGCGATGATTCAATTTATCAATCGGGTTCAGATGGATGCAGCAGGTGTTGATATAGCTAGTACATCTTTGTTCGATAATTATGCTCCCGGCTTTCCTAATGCTGTAACGATGAGAGATATCGTAGCCAACTATATCTATCCTAATACACTTAAGGTTCTTCGTCTTAGTGGACAAGACATTAAGGATGCGTTAGAGCACTCTGCATCGTACTTTGCCCCGTATAACGGCGAAAATATTGAGGTTAACCCTAAGTTCTTATACCCAAAACCGGAGCATTATAACTATGATATGTGGGACGGTATTGAATATAGGATTGATATCTCACGCCCTATCGGCGAACGGATAACTCGATTGTCTTATCATGGATCCCCATTACAGATGGATGGGCAGTATGATGTTGTAATGAATAACTATCGTGCTAGTGGTGGGGGTAACTATCATATGTTCCAAGGGAAACAAGTTGTGCGTGAGGTACCGACGGAGATGTCGGAGTTGATCGTTGAATATATAACGAGAACTGGAACCGTGAAGGCAGAAGTAGAGGAGAACTGGTCGCTTATACATGACTAG
- the phnC gene encoding phosphonate ABC transporter ATP-binding protein gives MIELKNISKVYPNGTVGLNQIDTTINQGDFVVIVGRSGAGKSTLLRSINRLHEITDGEIIINGNSITKAKGDQLRKIRRDIGMIFQSFNLIKRTTVLKNILSGRVAYHSTLRTLLGLWPKKDVELALQALERVGIPDKAQTRADELSGGQQQRVSIARALAQEAKIILADEPVASLDPLTTRQVMDDLRRINQELGITMVVNLHFIDIAREYATRIIGLRDGELVFDGPVAEATDEKFSEIYGRDIKNDELLGD, from the coding sequence ATGATTGAATTAAAGAATATATCCAAAGTGTACCCAAATGGAACAGTCGGTTTAAATCAAATTGATACTACGATTAATCAAGGGGATTTTGTTGTTATTGTAGGTCGCTCTGGTGCGGGAAAATCAACACTTCTTCGCTCGATCAACCGCCTGCATGAAATCACAGACGGAGAAATCATTATCAACGGCAACTCCATTACGAAAGCCAAAGGAGATCAGCTACGTAAGATTCGTCGTGATATCGGTATGATTTTTCAAAGTTTCAACTTGATTAAGCGTACCACTGTCTTAAAAAACATCTTATCGGGTCGAGTTGCTTACCACTCCACCCTACGTACTTTATTGGGATTATGGCCAAAAAAAGATGTAGAGTTAGCGCTACAAGCTCTCGAGCGTGTGGGTATTCCTGATAAAGCGCAAACACGTGCAGATGAACTATCTGGTGGACAGCAACAACGGGTATCCATTGCGCGTGCATTAGCACAAGAAGCGAAGATCATTCTTGCTGACGAACCTGTAGCTTCGCTCGATCCTCTCACAACTCGTCAAGTTATGGACGATCTGCGTCGCATTAACCAAGAGTTAGGGATCACCATGGTAGTTAACTTACACTTTATCGATATTGCACGTGAGTATGCGACCCGCATCATCGGGCTCCGTGATGGAGAACTGGTCTTCGATGGTCCTGTTGCAGAAGCTACAGATGAGAAATTCTCCGAAATCTACGGACGCGATATTAAAAACGACGAATTGTTAGGAGATTAA
- a CDS encoding phosphate/phosphite/phosphonate ABC transporter substrate-binding protein — MFKRLMGVGLSVALAGGLLAGCGGEAADDNKSEKYTPKELNVQLIPSQNAAVLEANAKPLAKLLEEQLDIPVNVSISTDYSTIIEAMDSKKVDVGFLPPTGYVLAKDKGAAEVLLQAQRYGVNKEDGAATDELVDYYLAYIIAKKDSDINSLEDLKGKSIAWQDVTSSAGYVWPAVELNKAGVDPQKDVKSTILQGHSEAVLAVLNGQVDAAAVFGDARNIVKGDFPKVFEETKIVHATEPIPNDTISVRPDLSDEWKKKIQDAFIAIGKDSEGQKIISSMYSHEGYTASDDKTFDIVREYQEKVESLQ, encoded by the coding sequence ATGTTCAAACGACTCATGGGTGTCGGACTTTCCGTTGCACTCGCAGGAGGACTGCTAGCCGGCTGTGGTGGGGAAGCGGCTGACGATAATAAATCAGAAAAATATACACCAAAAGAATTAAATGTCCAGCTTATCCCTTCGCAAAATGCCGCTGTATTGGAAGCGAATGCTAAGCCACTCGCTAAACTGCTCGAAGAACAACTGGATATTCCGGTAAACGTAAGCATCTCTACTGACTATAGCACCATCATCGAAGCGATGGATTCTAAAAAGGTAGACGTCGGCTTTTTGCCACCAACCGGTTATGTACTAGCTAAAGATAAAGGTGCTGCCGAAGTGCTACTTCAAGCACAACGTTATGGTGTCAATAAAGAAGATGGAGCGGCTACTGACGAATTAGTTGACTACTACCTAGCATATATCATTGCTAAAAAAGACTCCGATATTAATAGTTTAGAAGACCTTAAAGGTAAATCAATCGCTTGGCAAGATGTAACTTCTTCTGCCGGCTATGTATGGCCAGCAGTCGAATTAAACAAAGCCGGTGTTGACCCTCAAAAAGATGTAAAAAGCACCATCTTGCAAGGACATAGTGAAGCCGTTTTAGCTGTACTCAATGGCCAAGTAGATGCAGCTGCCGTTTTTGGTGATGCTCGTAATATCGTTAAAGGCGATTTCCCTAAAGTGTTTGAAGAAACAAAGATTGTACATGCTACTGAGCCAATCCCGAACGACACAATCAGTGTACGTCCGGATCTATCCGACGAATGGAAAAAGAAAATTCAAGATGCCTTTATCGCTATAGGTAAAGACTCTGAAGGCCAAAAAATCATCTCCAGCATGTATTCGCATGAAGGCTATACCGCTTCTGACGATAAAACATTTGACATCGTTCGCGAATATCAAGAAAAAGTGGAGTCGTTACAGTAA
- the phnE gene encoding phosphonate ABC transporter, permease protein PhnE: protein MNENSIVSPSKTKSTLTWTLILLFLWGSAYQTGATLTDVFVGIPEMGEILVQMVPPDWAYFDRIYGDMFQTIRMALLGATFGAILAIPLSLFSAYNVFPSSWVVQPARFVLNILRTIPDLLLAAIFVAIFGLGIIPGIFALTIFSLGIIAKLTYEFVETIDPGPMEAMTAVGANKIQWIFFSVIPQVSAQFAAYFLYTFEINIRAAAILGLVGAGGIGMHYKSTLGFLRYDQMSSIILLTLVVVMVIDFITKKIREKLL from the coding sequence ATGAATGAAAACAGCATCGTATCACCTTCAAAAACGAAGTCAACACTGACATGGACATTAATCCTACTCTTTCTTTGGGGTAGTGCCTATCAAACAGGAGCTACACTAACGGATGTCTTCGTTGGTATTCCTGAAATGGGGGAAATCCTCGTTCAAATGGTTCCGCCTGATTGGGCGTACTTCGACCGAATTTATGGTGATATGTTTCAAACAATTCGTATGGCACTATTAGGCGCAACATTTGGCGCTATACTAGCTATCCCACTTTCACTTTTCTCTGCCTACAATGTATTTCCGTCTTCTTGGGTTGTTCAGCCTGCACGCTTTGTGTTGAATATCCTCCGCACGATTCCTGATCTCCTTTTAGCAGCTATCTTCGTAGCTATCTTTGGCTTAGGTATTATTCCAGGGATTTTTGCTTTAACAATCTTTTCTCTCGGCATTATTGCCAAGCTAACTTATGAGTTTGTTGAAACCATTGATCCTGGACCAATGGAAGCCATGACTGCTGTAGGGGCGAATAAGATTCAATGGATTTTCTTTAGTGTGATTCCACAAGTATCCGCTCAATTTGCTGCTTACTTTCTCTATACCTTTGAAATCAATATTCGTGCCGCAGCTATCTTAGGGCTAGTAGGAGCAGGTGGGATTGGGATGCATTATAAGAGTACCCTCGGCTTCTTACGTTATGACCAAATGTCCTCAATCATCCTATTAACCTTAGTCGTGGTCATGGTTATTGACTTTATAACCAAAAAAATACGGGAGAAATTGTTATGA